Part of the Triticum urartu cultivar G1812 chromosome 2, Tu2.1, whole genome shotgun sequence genome, TACTTTCCTGCCATGTGTGTGCTGGTTCTAGTTGTCAACACCTCCAGTCTTGCTAAGTTCAGAGTTGGCTAAGCCACATCTGGTACAGCCAATAGGACCTAGGATTAATCAGTTAACCGCTTGTGGATTATTATCTACTCTAATCCAAGTCTAAATCTAGTTAGTAAAAACTAAGGGTTTCCAGCAATAGCCAGTCAAGAAAAAATTGATCCAAATTCTACAAGCTTATACGATCAGCGCAGAACAAAATAAAAAGGTACAGTTTATATATGATGACACGCACGAACCACCATTTGTATACAAGTTGGAGGAATTGCTTATAGCATTACAATAATTAGTCTGTACCTGACAGATCACACACCACAACAAACAAATGGAGAGCAGCAGCATAGCAACAGCATGAGCAGGCAGGTCGCTCATGCAGCACAGGCTGAATGCCCTCTCTTATTTATTCTCTCAAAGCTTGTACCATGTATGCATCATCTATCCAACAAGATGATGCATACTTACTTTGACGCTTATATGGCTTTCATCGAGCAAAGCTGAGCAAACAAAACAAGATCAAGACAAACCAAACCAAATCAAATCAAACTGAACTGGAAGATGCACCACCACACTATGGCAATGCAGATGCAGATTTCACACCACCACACAGACCAATAAGCAGCATGAAGTAAGGCAACAACACACACAAGTGCACTCCAGAGAAAGCTTCTGCTAATTAAGCACCGTAGCACCATAGGGTCTACGTGGCTGTAGCGCTCGAATCATGGAAGGAATTGTTTACCTACAATGAAGCATAACAAATCGTTGATGAGAAGATTGATTCCTTAAACATACATAGTATCAAGATCCAGAAAAAGACTAGTACAGATAGAATGGTAAAAGTAAGTTGGCTAGCACACTAAAGTTATTAATGAAAGGAGACATGGACCAAACATATCTTACCTGAGTACGGTGCTTCTTGGCAGGTGGGCTTTCTTGTAGTATCGTGAGTGGCGTGGTTCATAGAGCGAAGGGTCGTGTTTCGCCTCGGGACCGTCCCACTTCAGGTTGTCCCACCAGTCCTTCTCACAGTCCACCTTGGGCCGCTTGCTGGTGCTGCCACTGACGGCCGGCAGGCGGCTAAGGCCCCAGCAGCCCCTGACCTTGACGGTCTCAAGATTGGGCGCGAACATCCTGCTCCTACAGACGCCCTGTAGAGCGGAGAGCTGGTACAGGTGGATGTGCCTTAGCTTGGGAAATCTTATAATTTCCCGCTTCTGTTGGCGCTTAGGGTCCAAAGGAAAGACTTCCTTCAGATCACCGCAACACACGATCTCTAGTGTCTCCAGACTAGGCAAGGTGTCCATATGCTCAGACAAGGGAAGCACATGTATGAGCCTGGGGCAATAGTCCAGGTGCAATAATACTAGGTCTTCGAAGGATCTTCCACTTGGTTGGTATGTTGTACTCCAGTTCCAGATGCAGCGTGCCTTCAGGAGCTGGGATGCCCAGAATGTGCACAAGCGCCGAAAGACCGTCTGGCCACTACTTAGTTGGGGAGTGGCAAAGACAGAGAATAGCTTGGGGCACCTCTCTACTCTGCACCATTTGAGCCAGCGCCAATCTGCAGCTTGTGGGCATGGAATGCAAGTGGTGGACAAGCTATCATGCACATACAACAACTTTGCATTATCACACATCAAAACAGGGGCTAAAGCAACGCTAGTACTAATCCTCCGAGTGTTGTGTTGTTGCTGTAACGATCCACTCTCCATCTTCTCTTCATCTTGCATGTGGAAGTACCAGTCTTGAGGACTTGGAGTAGGAATAGGTGGGCAAGCCCACATCCAGCTGGTCACACCTTCGATAGCAGTGACAGCTTGCGGGTGCTCTTGAAAGACATCTCTTGCATATAAGTATTGAGCAAACTGCTGCTGGCTCCCGATGCCTTGAGCAACTTCACGGCGACCAACAACAGCTCCACATGCAGGAGATGAATCGATCTCCATGTATACAAAGTTTCCCTTAATTTCTTGCTGAAAGGGCAGAAGCGACCACATGAGCCTTGCATCCACAACAGATATGTACCAATTGAAGTCAAAAGATACAATTCGCCCGGTGCCTAATGGTGAAGCCCCAAATGTAAGGATAGATAATGATCCTGCAGTAGGACTAGCCTCCTTGGTCTTCTCTTCCCAATTATTCTGGCTAGGTGATGCAGATTGGACGGTGCTGATCTGCAACTTCTCCAAAACCCATGTCCTTTTATCTTCTGGTGGCCATAATATTGCACGGAGCTTCTCGCAGTCCAGCAGCATGAGACGCTTGAGGTATGGAGCTTCCACTTCTCTGAGGTCAAGGGTTTTCACTGCTGTGCCCGAGAGGTCCAGCTCCTCCAGGTTCCCCAGATTTCCCCTGAGAAGTACACTCTTCAACCGAGAACAACCCCGGAAGGAGATGCTAGATATCTTGGCAGCAGTTGCAGCTTTGTTGATGAAGCTAAATGACTCGAGCCATGGGGGTAACATGAAAGGGGCGACTTGTTCCAATTCAGCACAACTCTCAAGGCTGACTGTCTTCAGGAGACTTGCCTTGGACAAGTTGAGGAGTGATGCACCATTATTTTTTATGATGTCTTGTGAATGAATTGTGACTGTGTTGGCTGTTACTCGAAGTATGACAAGGCTAGGAATATCACCACACAAATCGCTTATGCTCCAATGCTTGACTCCCGCCACATTCAACTCCTTGAGGTCAGTCATTAAACTCATCATCTTTTCCGACAGAGGCCAGTACCAATCTGTATACCTCAGAACCAGCACCCATAGCTTCTGGAAACATGGCATGTCTTCATTCTGGCTTGGATGCTCATCATCATCTGTGGTATTTGTGCAATGGTCCAGATGGAGCAATCTCAGTTGGGCACAATGGACGAAGGGAGGAGATGTAAAACTGAAGGTGCAGCGAGAGAGATGTAATACACGCAGCTTGCTGTTTTCTAGATGTTGGAACATGTTAACTGGCAACATTGGTATTGTATTTGTTGGTGATTCATCTGCATACAAGAAGAAGGATGTCACCACAGGATCCAGCACAGTATCACTCCATCCAGGTTCTTTGTGTGTGACGTAAACCCAGcgatcatcatcaacatcattGTTTCTCGTAAGCAAATCGTCCAAATAAATTGCATCGTCCGGGTTCCTCCCCACCCAACCTAAGTGCATGTTCCTCTGCAGAGAATTGCCAATTTCCCATGCTGATGTATTGCCTTGGCCGTGTATAATCCCATCACAGACCCAATAATTCGATCCAAGGGTGTAAAAGTCCAGACCTGTAGCAGAGGTGATTCTTCTTAGTAACCATGCATACGTGGCACACTGCTGGACTACCTTGTGGTTCAGGTAGCCAGGCTCCGCAATCCTCGTGCGGTTGACGACCTCCTCGGCCTCTTCACGCAATACTAGATCCCTCAATTCT contains:
- the LOC125535222 gene encoding uncharacterized protein LOC125535222 — its product is MSGLEYIQIEAKNIDAAAGKIIGVLEDTSKGNMIYFKGWEGLGASAVLNLVAQRLKSSTRSNKFDVVIHVDCSVWKSMRALQKAVAEELELPQPVMDIFDQCDEDDDFNGIDKGSRGVIADIRREIFEKLASSRFVVIFHNGSSRYIDFYECGVPAIPFLRNKVLWAWRGRFRLGLVLDHGEQEKMRMQTNVFVYFSPGHEEELRDLVLREEAEEVVNRTRIAEPGYLNHKVVQQCATYAWLLRRITSATGLDFYTLGSNYWVCDGIIHGQGNTSAWEIGNSLQRNMHLGWVGRNPDDAIYLDDLLTRNNDVDDDRWVYVTHKEPGWSDTVLDPVVTSFFLYADESPTNTIPMLPVNMFQHLENSKLRVLHLSRCTFSFTSPPFVHCAQLRLLHLDHCTNTTDDDEHPSQNEDMPCFQKLWVLVLRYTDWYWPLSEKMMSLMTDLKELNVAGVKHWSISDLCGDIPSLVILRVTANTVTIHSQDIIKNNGASLLNLSKASLLKTVSLESCAELEQVAPFMLPPWLESFSFINKAATAAKISSISFRGCSRLKSVLLRGNLGNLEELDLSGTAVKTLDLREVEAPYLKRLMLLDCEKLRAILWPPEDKRTWVLEKLQISTVQSASPSQNNWEEKTKEASPTAGSLSILTFGASPLGTGRIVSFDFNWYISVVDARLMWSLLPFQQEIKGNFVYMEIDSSPACGAVVGRREVAQGIGSQQQFAQYLYARDVFQEHPQAVTAIEGVTSWMWACPPIPTPSPQDWYFHMQDEEKMESGSLQQQHNTRRISTSVALAPVLMCDNAKLLYVHDSLSTTCIPCPQAADWRWLKWCRVERCPKLFSVFATPQLSSGQTVFRRLCTFWASQLLKARCIWNWSTTYQPSGRSFEDLVLLHLDYCPRLIHVLPLSEHMDTLPSLETLEIVCCGDLKEVFPLDPKRQQKREIIRFPKLRHIHLYQLSALQGVCRSRMFAPNLETVKVRGCWGLSRLPAVSGSTSKRPKVDCEKDWWDNLKWDGPEAKHDPSLYEPRHSRYYKKAHLPRSTVLR